The following are encoded together in the Arcticibacterium luteifluviistationis genome:
- a CDS encoding WYL domain-containing protein: protein MLKKRESCVLCLTSTPNWAKKLTNGRIIHDTCLEHLMLEIQKIKEEIHTQQILSNQEIKSLNQSLEKHRNNLSIFDKFERWLNNSIVDQYEININQRIQEIRSGQELLLNQQNLNARQLKNKIAQVYDYWPVYPPDWAERRKKLGNSCSECGFSNNSGKRKKRLDVHHIIPLGKGGNNKIINLEKICEDCHQKKHGHSIGNFDSKKILKPSSSRVEKKIELINSAINSKTKLIIQYKDYNKKVTERTITPIGLVHESIYGPSKSILIDAFCHLRGSKRLFNLSKIQKITPFPY, encoded by the coding sequence ATGCTCAAAAAAAGAGAATCCTGCGTACTTTGTTTGACTAGCACACCGAATTGGGCAAAAAAGCTTACCAATGGAAGAATAATACATGATACTTGCCTTGAGCATTTAATGTTGGAAATTCAAAAAATAAAAGAAGAAATCCACACACAACAAATACTAAGTAATCAAGAAATAAAATCCCTGAATCAATCACTTGAAAAGCATCGAAATAATCTAAGCATATTCGACAAGTTTGAAAGGTGGCTAAATAATTCAATAGTAGACCAATACGAAATCAATATAAATCAAAGAATACAAGAAATTCGAAGCGGTCAAGAATTACTACTTAACCAACAAAATTTAAACGCTAGGCAACTTAAGAACAAAATAGCTCAAGTTTATGATTATTGGCCCGTTTACCCCCCCGATTGGGCGGAGAGAAGGAAGAAATTAGGTAATTCATGTTCAGAATGCGGATTCTCTAATAATTCCGGTAAACGAAAAAAAAGACTAGACGTTCACCACATTATTCCATTAGGAAAAGGCGGTAATAACAAAATCATCAATCTAGAGAAAATTTGTGAGGACTGCCATCAAAAAAAACATGGGCATTCAATTGGTAATTTTGACTCCAAAAAAATCTTAAAACCATCATCAAGCAGAGTTGAAAAGAAAATAGAACTAATAAATTCAGCAATCAACTCAAAAACAAAATTAATCATACAATACAAAGACTATAATAAAAAAGTAACAGAAAGAACTATTACTCCTATAGGTCTAGTTCATGAATCTATATATGGTCCAAGTAAATCTATCCTTATAGATGCCTTTTGTCACCTCAGGGGAAGTAAACGTTTATTTAATCTATCTAAAATTCAAAAAATCACACCTTTTCCTTATTAA
- a CDS encoding NIPSNAP family protein: MRKNFLTLCLALFTLGAFAQNEFYELRVYSMKRGGPASGLHNYLEKALMPALNREGVKNIGVFEEFGMSQPAKFYLIIPYASMSSYETIHAKLKTDKAFIKDSKEYNQLSQEAFPYGRVEVSHFRAFDGIPKLIKPASGSMLFELRTYESYSEDAARRKRKMFNEGEIEIFAKTGLHSVFFGEKLAGPQMPALTYMLAFKDMEERDANWAKFVSHPDWKTISSLDEYANSVSDIKRTFLKPLGYSQL; encoded by the coding sequence ATGAGAAAAAACTTCCTAACCCTTTGCCTTGCCCTATTTACTTTAGGTGCCTTTGCTCAAAATGAATTTTATGAACTTAGAGTTTACTCCATGAAACGTGGTGGACCAGCTTCTGGGCTTCATAACTATCTTGAAAAAGCATTAATGCCTGCTTTAAACAGAGAAGGTGTAAAAAACATTGGCGTTTTTGAAGAGTTTGGTATGAGTCAGCCTGCCAAGTTTTACCTTATAATTCCTTATGCTAGCATGAGTTCTTATGAGACTATTCATGCCAAATTAAAAACAGACAAAGCCTTCATTAAAGACTCTAAAGAGTACAACCAGCTTTCGCAAGAAGCTTTTCCTTATGGCAGAGTTGAGGTATCTCACTTTAGAGCTTTTGACGGCATACCTAAGTTGATAAAGCCAGCTAGTGGCTCAATGCTTTTTGAATTAAGAACGTACGAAAGCTACAGCGAAGACGCCGCCAGAAGAAAAAGAAAAATGTTTAATGAGGGCGAAATAGAGATTTTCGCAAAGACAGGCTTACACTCCGTTTTCTTTGGAGAGAAACTAGCCGGCCCACAAATGCCCGCTTTAACTTATATGTTGGCGTTTAAAGACATGGAAGAGCGTGATGCCAATTGGGCAAAATTTGTCTCTCACCCAGACTGGAAGACTATCTCTAGTTTAGACGAATACGCTAACTCGGTTTCCGATATCAAAAGAACATTTTTGAAGCCTTTGGGGTACTCGCAGTTGTAA
- a CDS encoding glycerate kinase family protein: protein MKILISSDSFKGSLSSKEVGEALKAGILNKNQDINVEVVSVADGGEGSLSAINESLQGEEIKQFVKDPFWRTTTASYLKKDKTAYIEMAAASGLHLIKESQRNPEFTTSYGTGQQIKHAVKNGVDEVYLFVGGTATNDGGIGMAQTLGYKFLDEAGESVLTIGEGLSQIKKIVPPEEKLDFKLKIVVDVNNPLYGPNGAAHIFAAQKGADEATIERLDNGLRNLSEIIKRDLGKDVSQLAGGGAAGGVGAGMSAFFDAEILPGTETIMDIIGFDEKLKGVDLIITGEGKLDHQTLSGKLIAGICKKAKSPVIAVCGINELSEKESETLGLKKVYSLVNDKISKSEAIENAKSLLTEIGEQIVLDLA, encoded by the coding sequence ATGAAAATACTCATTTCCTCCGATTCCTTTAAAGGAAGTTTAAGCTCAAAAGAAGTAGGTGAAGCCTTAAAGGCTGGAATCCTAAATAAAAATCAAGATATAAATGTGGAGGTAGTTTCTGTTGCCGATGGCGGCGAAGGCTCCTTATCGGCTATTAACGAATCTTTGCAAGGGGAGGAAATAAAACAATTTGTCAAAGACCCATTTTGGCGTACCACCACGGCTTCTTATTTGAAAAAAGATAAGACTGCATATATAGAGATGGCAGCGGCTAGTGGATTACATTTAATAAAGGAATCGCAAAGAAACCCTGAGTTTACCACGTCTTACGGTACAGGGCAGCAAATAAAGCATGCCGTTAAAAACGGAGTGGATGAAGTTTATCTTTTTGTAGGTGGCACAGCCACAAATGATGGAGGAATAGGCATGGCTCAAACTTTGGGCTATAAGTTTTTAGATGAGGCTGGCGAGTCGGTTTTGACCATTGGCGAAGGTTTGTCTCAGATTAAAAAGATTGTTCCACCAGAAGAGAAGTTAGACTTCAAACTCAAAATAGTAGTGGATGTCAATAATCCGCTTTATGGCCCAAATGGTGCCGCACATATTTTTGCTGCCCAAAAGGGAGCAGATGAAGCGACCATTGAAAGACTAGATAATGGACTACGCAACCTGTCCGAAATTATTAAAAGAGACTTAGGCAAAGATGTCAGTCAATTAGCTGGTGGCGGAGCCGCAGGTGGAGTAGGAGCAGGAATGTCGGCTTTCTTTGATGCTGAGATTCTTCCAGGAACAGAAACCATTATGGACATCATAGGTTTTGATGAAAAACTGAAGGGTGTAGATTTGATAATAACCGGCGAAGGGAAATTAGACCATCAAACTCTTTCTGGAAAGTTAATAGCTGGAATTTGTAAAAAAGCAAAGTCTCCTGTAATAGCCGTCTGTGGAATAAATGAGCTTTCTGAAAAGGAATCTGAAACCTTAGGATTGAAAAAGGTTTACTCCTTAGTAAATGATAAAATATCAAAAAGCGAAGCTATTGAAAACGCTAAGTCTCTGTTGACTGAAATAGGAGAGCAAATTGTGCTTGACTTAGCTTAA
- a CDS encoding phosphotransferase enzyme family protein: MNLKDVLAAWGLNASNFKEQKIGSGHIHQTLKLEGDEDYVIQKLNTAVFKDPELIEKNIGLVREHLAKHNPDYLFLASIPTLENKNVFFDGSHYWRLTKFVANSNTIDIVENPEAAHEAAKAFGELGKHLNGISIENFEESIVNFHNLDFRFEEFKTALENGLEDRKKHATAIIDFYLANDSILKVYNEFISQNTLPKRVQHHDTKINNVLLDKTSFKALAICDLDTLMPGYFISDLGDMVRTYTSSENEDSTNWDEVKLRPAYYEALIKGYLSEIETVLSPSEKANLHYAGQFMIYMQGLRFLSDYLQGDTYYPVKYDLHNFDRAKNQMLLLESLQQYLALKGLS; encoded by the coding sequence ATGAATTTAAAGGACGTTTTAGCAGCTTGGGGCTTAAATGCTTCCAATTTTAAAGAACAAAAGATTGGCTCTGGCCATATTCATCAAACCCTAAAATTAGAGGGAGATGAGGACTATGTTATTCAAAAATTGAATACGGCTGTTTTTAAAGACCCAGAACTCATCGAGAAAAACATTGGACTGGTTAGAGAGCACTTGGCTAAACATAATCCTGACTATCTATTTCTAGCTTCTATTCCGACTTTAGAAAACAAAAACGTCTTTTTTGATGGCAGCCATTACTGGCGTCTCACAAAATTTGTAGCCAATTCTAACACCATTGACATTGTAGAAAATCCAGAAGCTGCCCATGAAGCAGCAAAGGCTTTTGGTGAGTTAGGGAAGCACCTAAATGGTATTTCGATTGAAAACTTTGAAGAGAGTATTGTCAATTTTCACAATCTAGATTTCCGCTTTGAGGAATTTAAAACTGCCTTAGAAAACGGACTAGAAGACAGAAAAAAACATGCCACTGCTATCATAGACTTTTACCTAGCTAATGACAGCATTCTTAAAGTTTATAATGAATTTATAAGTCAAAACACTTTGCCAAAACGGGTACAGCATCACGACACCAAAATCAATAATGTACTGCTAGACAAAACAAGCTTTAAGGCTTTAGCTATATGTGATTTGGACACGCTAATGCCCGGTTATTTCATTTCGGATTTAGGAGATATGGTGAGAACTTACACCTCTTCAGAAAATGAAGACAGCACAAATTGGGATGAAGTAAAACTTAGACCTGCATATTATGAAGCTTTGATAAAAGGGTATTTATCGGAAATAGAGACGGTTTTAAGTCCATCTGAAAAAGCCAATTTACATTACGCAGGGCAATTTATGATTTACATGCAGGGCTTGCGTTTTTTGAGCGACTACCTTCAAGGCGACACTTATTACCCTGTCAAATACGACCTTCATAATTTTGACAGAGCAAAAAATCAAATGTTACTTTTAGAGAGCCTTCAGCAATATCTTGCTTTGAAAGGTTTAAGCTAA
- a CDS encoding alpha-L-fucosidase has protein sequence MKQLALILGFISLLSSCQETKSPPETYGVLPSERQLAWHEMETYALVHFTPTTFENKEWGYGDADPSVFNPSNFDADQIINAAKAGGLKGLILVAKHHDGFALWPTKSTEYNITKSPWKNGEGDMVKEFQMACEKAGLKFGVYCSPWDRNSEFYGTPKYLEIYRAQLKELYSNYGDLFMSWHDGANGGDGYYGGANEARKIDNTTYYDWTNTWEGITRKLQPTANIFSDIGLDVRWVGGEHGYAAETHWATFSPEANTGTVAVPGNVNTLVSSTGTRNGKYWMPAECDVPLRPGWFYHPEEDGKEKDSEALFDLYLKSVGRGAGLDLGLAPTPEGILHNNDVEILKKFGTKLSDTFRENYISGATLKASNVRGTAFGEEFLIDDDRYSYWATDDEITNASVEIELSKPANFDLIRIRENIKLGQRIDKATVEVFVNDTWEIVGEVNSIGATRLIKFDTPVESDKIRITFNAPVAICISDIGIFKIK, from the coding sequence ATGAAGCAACTCGCTCTTATTTTAGGATTTATAAGCTTATTAAGCTCTTGTCAAGAAACCAAATCACCGCCTGAAACTTACGGAGTTCTTCCATCAGAACGTCAATTAGCTTGGCACGAAATGGAAACTTATGCCTTGGTTCATTTTACGCCAACTACATTTGAAAACAAAGAATGGGGATATGGTGATGCCGACCCTTCGGTTTTCAATCCGTCTAATTTTGACGCTGACCAAATAATTAATGCTGCCAAAGCTGGTGGATTGAAAGGTTTAATACTGGTAGCTAAGCATCATGACGGTTTTGCCTTATGGCCTACCAAGTCTACCGAATACAACATCACAAAAAGCCCTTGGAAAAATGGCGAAGGTGATATGGTAAAAGAATTTCAAATGGCTTGCGAAAAAGCAGGTCTTAAGTTTGGCGTTTACTGCTCTCCGTGGGACAGAAACAGCGAGTTTTATGGCACGCCAAAGTATCTTGAAATTTACCGAGCCCAGTTAAAAGAATTATATTCTAATTACGGCGACCTTTTTATGAGCTGGCATGACGGAGCCAATGGTGGCGATGGCTATTATGGCGGAGCCAACGAAGCCCGTAAAATAGATAACACTACCTATTACGACTGGACAAATACATGGGAAGGCATAACAAGAAAATTACAGCCTACCGCTAACATATTTAGTGATATCGGTTTAGATGTAAGATGGGTTGGTGGTGAGCATGGATATGCTGCCGAAACGCATTGGGCTACATTTTCACCAGAAGCCAATACAGGCACTGTAGCAGTCCCTGGCAATGTAAATACACTAGTAAGTAGCACTGGAACCAGAAATGGCAAATACTGGATGCCTGCAGAGTGTGATGTTCCACTTAGACCAGGATGGTTTTATCACCCTGAAGAAGATGGAAAAGAAAAAGACTCTGAAGCTCTTTTTGACCTATACTTAAAAAGTGTAGGTCGTGGTGCTGGACTTGACCTAGGTTTGGCTCCAACGCCTGAAGGAATCCTTCATAATAATGATGTAGAAATTCTCAAGAAATTTGGAACAAAGCTGAGCGACACCTTCCGTGAGAATTATATTTCGGGAGCTACTTTAAAAGCCAGCAATGTTAGAGGGACTGCTTTTGGAGAGGAGTTTTTGATAGATGACGACAGGTACTCTTACTGGGCCACTGACGACGAAATAACAAATGCTTCTGTGGAAATTGAGCTATCAAAACCTGCGAATTTTGATTTAATAAGAATTCGTGAAAACATAAAACTTGGTCAGCGAATTGATAAAGCTACAGTTGAAGTATTCGTGAATGATACTTGGGAAATAGTGGGCGAAGTTAACAGCATAGGAGCTACTCGATTAATAAAATTTGACACTCCGGTAGAAAGTGATAAAATCAGAATCACGTTTAACGCACCAGTAGCTATTTGCATTAGTGATATTGGAATATTTAAGATTAAATGA
- a CDS encoding FGGY family carbohydrate kinase: protein MMQKVCLVFDVLRHVLNVTVFDQNLSVLFHSSTAKQLITSKNEGRIEDLNSIKAWVDSNIEIHKKSGKYEIAAINFTSYVGGIAHLDADNNLVLPVWDIDRRFDYSTKKSIEHTLEKNKLKRDDAQITENSFETAALQLLYFKNTQPKLFKKILKSVSIAQYLQSQFSNEYFHDYSVVGSHSAAWDFTKKNYLDWLDSESLNALKLPVKPSSESVNVDNVSIGTGMYYKVAETLPFLAAVKERFVLLSTGSWTSCINPFNHSKATKNDLDNNCFNILNQDGRRIKMARLFSGNEHRRQIVHLATHFHLESEHCLNIAFDANVVRRLRKNINQVTPDKTELGNMLDSPFMERNLNNFESIEEAYHQFIMDLVAQQVASIKLTIEHRPIVEKIFVEGGLAKNSIFMELLSEAFHDKKVYKVGFEDTAAMGAAMVIGESWGAKKPNESLLELELIE from the coding sequence ATGATGCAAAAGGTCTGTCTTGTTTTTGATGTTTTACGTCATGTCTTAAACGTGACAGTATTTGATCAGAACCTGAGTGTTCTTTTTCACTCTAGCACAGCCAAACAACTTATCACATCAAAAAACGAAGGTAGAATTGAAGACTTGAATAGTATTAAGGCTTGGGTAGATAGCAATATTGAAATTCACAAAAAATCTGGCAAATACGAAATTGCCGCTATAAACTTCACTTCCTATGTAGGTGGCATAGCTCACTTAGATGCTGACAATAATCTTGTTCTTCCTGTTTGGGATATTGACCGAAGGTTTGACTATTCTACAAAAAAGAGTATTGAACATACTTTAGAAAAAAACAAACTCAAAAGAGATGACGCTCAAATAACCGAAAACAGTTTTGAGACCGCTGCTCTTCAGTTACTCTATTTTAAAAACACACAACCAAAGCTTTTCAAAAAGATATTAAAAAGCGTTTCCATAGCTCAATACTTACAAAGCCAATTTTCTAATGAGTATTTTCATGACTATAGCGTAGTTGGCTCTCATTCAGCAGCTTGGGATTTCACAAAAAAGAATTATCTAGACTGGCTTGATAGCGAAAGCTTAAATGCATTAAAGCTTCCGGTAAAACCATCTTCGGAAAGTGTCAATGTTGATAACGTTTCCATAGGTACAGGAATGTACTATAAAGTGGCAGAAACCTTACCCTTTCTTGCTGCTGTAAAAGAACGGTTCGTTTTATTAAGCACGGGTTCATGGACTAGCTGTATAAACCCCTTTAACCATTCCAAGGCCACTAAAAATGATTTGGATAATAACTGTTTCAACATTCTGAATCAAGATGGTAGAAGAATAAAAATGGCTCGCCTTTTTAGTGGAAATGAGCACAGAAGGCAAATTGTACATCTTGCTACTCATTTTCATCTGGAGTCTGAGCATTGCTTAAACATTGCATTTGATGCCAACGTAGTAAGACGTTTGAGAAAAAACATTAACCAAGTTACTCCTGATAAAACAGAACTTGGCAACATGTTAGACAGCCCATTCATGGAGCGTAATCTCAACAACTTTGAAAGTATAGAGGAAGCTTACCACCAATTTATCATGGATTTGGTAGCTCAGCAGGTAGCATCTATCAAGTTAACAATTGAGCATCGCCCTATTGTAGAGAAAATATTTGTGGAAGGCGGTCTGGCCAAAAATAGTATTTTCATGGAGCTTCTTTCAGAGGCATTCCATGACAAAAAAGTTTATAAAGTAGGTTTTGAAGACACCGCCGCAATGGGTGCCGCTATGGTAATTGGCGAATCTTGGGGAGCTAAAAAACCAAACGAATCATTATTAGAATTAGAATTAATAGAATAG
- the purD gene encoding phosphoribosylamine--glycine ligase — MNILVLGSGGREHTFAWKMAQSNRCEKLYVAPGNAGTSEIAENVDISILDFEAIKNFVLEKEIEMVVVGPEAPLVAGIVDFFKQDKMLKKVKIIGPSAKGAMLEGSKDFSKDFMLRHGVPTAASETFTKDSLEKGFAYLDSYAGPYVLKADGLAAGKGVIITEDREEAKVTLKEMLVDAKFGDASSKVVIEQFLKGIELSVFVLTDGKNYLILPEAKDYKRIGVGDTGLNTGGMGAVSPVPFADAAFMEKVEEKVVKPTLAGIQKDEIDYVGFIFIGLMNDGGEPYVIEYNVRMGDPETQVVFPRIQTDVVRIFKAAAEGKLDKIKLKTTPKSAVTSVVVAGGYPEAYKKGHKMDIPESSADTLVFHAGTKHTEGEIVTNGGRVMAFTGLAKTMAAAVRKSQSMARKVKYTGKYYRKDIGQDLLSLNNN; from the coding sequence ATGAATATTCTAGTTTTAGGTTCAGGAGGAAGAGAGCACACATTTGCATGGAAAATGGCTCAGTCTAATAGGTGTGAAAAACTTTATGTGGCACCAGGCAATGCGGGAACTTCGGAGATAGCCGAAAACGTGGATATTTCAATTCTTGATTTTGAAGCCATAAAGAATTTTGTTCTTGAAAAGGAAATTGAAATGGTGGTGGTAGGGCCTGAGGCTCCGCTAGTAGCTGGAATAGTAGATTTTTTCAAGCAGGACAAAATGCTTAAAAAGGTTAAGATTATTGGGCCATCGGCCAAAGGTGCCATGCTAGAAGGAAGTAAAGACTTTTCAAAAGACTTTATGTTACGTCACGGCGTTCCTACTGCAGCCTCTGAAACTTTTACAAAAGATAGCTTAGAAAAAGGTTTTGCTTACTTAGATTCTTACGCTGGGCCTTATGTTTTAAAAGCAGATGGTTTGGCCGCAGGCAAAGGAGTTATTATTACAGAGGATAGAGAGGAGGCAAAGGTAACTTTGAAAGAGATGCTGGTAGACGCCAAATTTGGCGATGCAAGTTCAAAGGTGGTTATAGAGCAATTTTTGAAAGGTATTGAGCTTTCTGTTTTTGTTTTGACCGACGGTAAAAATTATTTGATTTTGCCAGAGGCTAAAGATTATAAAAGAATTGGTGTAGGAGACACTGGCTTAAATACGGGAGGTATGGGTGCTGTTTCGCCAGTACCATTTGCGGATGCTGCTTTTATGGAAAAAGTAGAAGAAAAAGTGGTTAAACCAACTTTGGCTGGTATCCAAAAAGATGAAATAGATTACGTAGGTTTTATATTTATTGGCCTAATGAATGACGGTGGTGAGCCATACGTGATTGAGTATAATGTGAGAATGGGTGACCCAGAAACACAAGTGGTTTTCCCAAGAATTCAAACGGATGTGGTAAGAATATTTAAGGCTGCTGCAGAAGGGAAATTGGATAAAATTAAACTTAAAACTACGCCTAAGTCTGCCGTGACTTCTGTGGTGGTGGCCGGTGGTTACCCTGAAGCTTACAAAAAAGGACATAAGATGGATATTCCTGAAAGTAGTGCAGACACGCTTGTTTTTCATGCAGGTACTAAGCACACTGAAGGAGAAATAGTAACTAACGGCGGACGAGTAATGGCCTTCACTGGTTTAGCGAAAACGATGGCCGCGGCAGTAAGAAAATCGCAAAGTATGGCACGAAAAGTGAAATATACTGGCAAATACTATAGGAAAGATATTGGGCAGGATTTACTGTCTTTGAATAATAATTAG
- the ricT gene encoding regulatory iron-sulfur-containing complex subunit RicT: MGCGQCSSGGCGSVKTLATDEKTNHKTAGCSSGGCSTGCTKLNTFDWLSDMALPSSMRYDVVEIKFKGGRKGYFRNTKKLDLYTGDFVACQMPTGFHVGTVSLQGELVRLQLIKKGVPDNNEITKILRKATEQDLEKHEQAINRDMPTLFRVRQLISDFKLKMKLSDVEFQSDNSKATFYYSAEDRVDFRELIKGLASEFRIRVDMRQISMRQEAARIGGIGSCGRELCCSTWLTDFKSISTSAARYQNLSLNPAKLSGQCGRLKCCLNYELETYVDALQDIPKVTKALFTEKGEAYLQKTDIFRRLMWFGYKNDSNWYPIPTTRVVEIMEMNKAGKKPVSLEDLNLLIDVVRDKEPINNELDRLDKKLAAKTPGNKKRPNRKGKPQSKGNARPNSNRPPQAKGNQEEASSDRKPNNRPPRAKGNQGEVSADRKPSSRPQQAKTNQGEPSSDRKPNPNRRQRPPQAKTGQPADKKPRPIKGKTNPGAPSSEGTATASNDQASPARKSNNRRNNRKRPNKNNNSSPNNEKS; the protein is encoded by the coding sequence ATGGGATGTGGACAATGCTCTTCCGGAGGGTGCGGTAGCGTTAAGACGCTCGCAACCGACGAGAAGACTAATCATAAAACCGCAGGATGTAGTAGCGGTGGGTGCAGCACAGGCTGTACCAAATTAAATACTTTCGATTGGCTATCAGATATGGCCCTGCCTAGCTCCATGCGTTATGACGTAGTGGAGATTAAATTTAAAGGCGGTAGAAAAGGTTATTTCAGGAATACAAAAAAACTAGATTTATATACGGGTGATTTTGTAGCATGTCAAATGCCTACAGGATTTCATGTTGGTACGGTTTCTTTACAAGGGGAACTGGTAAGGCTTCAACTTATTAAAAAAGGAGTTCCTGACAATAATGAGATTACCAAAATTCTTAGAAAAGCTACCGAACAAGATTTAGAAAAACATGAGCAAGCTATTAATCGAGACATGCCTACGCTGTTTAGAGTAAGGCAGCTTATTTCTGATTTTAAACTAAAAATGAAGCTCTCCGATGTAGAGTTTCAATCTGATAATTCTAAAGCCACTTTTTATTATTCTGCTGAAGATAGAGTTGATTTTAGAGAGCTTATTAAAGGACTAGCTTCCGAGTTTAGAATTAGGGTAGACATGCGTCAAATTAGCATGCGTCAAGAGGCCGCTAGAATAGGCGGAATTGGCTCATGCGGAAGAGAACTATGCTGCTCTACTTGGCTTACAGATTTTAAGTCGATTTCGACATCAGCTGCTAGGTATCAAAACTTATCGCTTAATCCGGCTAAACTTTCAGGGCAGTGTGGTAGACTTAAATGCTGCCTTAACTATGAGTTAGAAACTTATGTAGACGCCCTTCAAGATATTCCTAAAGTAACCAAAGCTCTCTTTACTGAAAAGGGAGAAGCATATCTTCAGAAAACAGATATTTTCAGAAGACTGATGTGGTTTGGGTATAAAAACGACAGCAACTGGTACCCTATTCCTACCACTAGAGTGGTAGAAATAATGGAAATGAATAAAGCGGGGAAAAAACCCGTTAGTTTGGAAGACCTTAATCTTTTGATTGATGTGGTGAGGGATAAAGAGCCTATCAATAATGAGTTAGACAGGTTGGATAAAAAACTGGCTGCCAAAACTCCTGGAAACAAGAAGCGTCCGAATAGAAAGGGTAAGCCTCAGAGTAAAGGAAATGCTAGACCAAATAGCAATAGACCTCCGCAGGCTAAAGGAAATCAAGAAGAAGCATCTTCTGATAGAAAACCGAACAACAGGCCACCACGGGCTAAAGGGAATCAAGGTGAAGTATCTGCCGATAGAAAACCTAGCAGCAGGCCACAACAGGCTAAAACGAATCAAGGTGAGCCATCTTCTGATAGAAAACCTAATCCTAACAGAAGACAAAGACCACCACAAGCTAAAACAGGACAGCCTGCTGATAAGAAACCAAGGCCAATAAAAGGAAAAACTAACCCAGGAGCACCATCTAGTGAGGGAACAGCAACGGCCTCAAACGATCAGGCTAGCCCGGCGAGAAAGAGTAACAACAGAAGGAATAACAGAAAGCGTCCGAATAAAAACAACAACAGTAGTCCGAATAATGAGAAGAGTTAG
- a CDS encoding gliding motility lipoprotein GldH, which translates to MRRVSLICICAVFLYGCNSNSVHKDLVDFDNYEWAVDDTQNFDFEIDDSTKEYHINYLLRNAIQYPFYNIYLKSVLKDSAGNVLMDGMEELILFDQKSGKPKGDGLGDLFDHRIAAAQYKKVKFPYKGKYSFELQQNMRPDPLVGILSIGFEINLPEEKAN; encoded by the coding sequence ATGAGAAGAGTTAGTCTTATATGCATATGTGCTGTTTTTCTTTATGGATGTAATTCAAATTCTGTTCATAAAGACTTGGTAGACTTTGATAATTACGAATGGGCAGTGGACGATACTCAAAACTTCGATTTCGAGATTGATGATAGTACCAAAGAGTATCATATCAATTATCTGCTTAGAAATGCCATTCAGTATCCGTTTTATAATATTTATTTAAAGAGTGTTTTAAAAGACTCCGCAGGTAATGTATTGATGGATGGAATGGAAGAACTTATTCTTTTTGACCAAAAATCTGGTAAACCAAAGGGTGATGGTTTGGGTGATTTATTTGACCATAGGATAGCCGCTGCTCAATACAAGAAAGTAAAGTTTCCTTATAAAGGGAAGTACAGTTTTGAGCTTCAACAAAACATGAGACCTGATCCTTTGGTAGGTATTCTGTCAATCGGTTTTGAAATCAATCTTCCAGAAGAAAAAGCTAATTAA